One window of Trifolium pratense cultivar HEN17-A07 linkage group LG5, ARS_RC_1.1, whole genome shotgun sequence genomic DNA carries:
- the LOC123886008 gene encoding fasciclin-like arabinogalactan protein 4 codes for MASSSTFTLPIFIFISMLFCPALSVASGLNVSEVMTKQTAAGAGDSLHVTAGIFSDLKLDLELEARSAFTLFIPVDAAFTDRVNSKLDSISVSLLYILMKAHVVRQYLPPDFLRALNTFSPPTLASEAMGLSLYHLNISVGQTSTVMIRMGAVEAVVKNTVYFKSPIAIYAISKVLLPVEMFGSGDVSPPPPPPPPPPPPPPPPPPPPPPPPPPPSPLRTASTAFSSDCFGVFYFRCLLCIFFIWLSVMLCIFFV; via the coding sequence atggcctcttcttcaaccttcacccttcccatttttatttttatttccatGTTATTCTGCCCAGCACTGTCCGTCGCGTCTGGCCTCAATGTCAGTGAGGTCATGACGAAACAAACAGCGGCGGGGGCGGGGGACAGCCTACACGTAACTGCCGGAATCTTTTCGGATTTAAAACTTGATTTAGAATTAGAAGCACGTTCGGCGTTCACACTGTTTATTCCAGTGGACGCCGCCTTTACCGACCGGGTAAATTCTAAGCTTGATTCTATAAGTGTAtcacttttatatattttgatgaagGCACATGTCGTGAGACAGTACCTTCCTCCTGATTTCCTCCGGGCATTGAATACATTCTCCCCTCCCACCCTTGCAAGTGAAGCCATGGGGCTTTCCTTATACCATCTTAACATTTCGGTGGGTCAGACCTCTACGGTGATGATAAGAATGGGAGCTGTTGAAGCCGTAGTCAAGAACACGGTTTATTTCAAATCTCCCATTGCCATATATGCCATCTCAAAGGTTTTATTACCTGTTGAGATGTTTGGCAGCGGTGATGTTTCTccccctcctcctcctcctcctcctccacctccacctcctcctcctcctcctcctcctcctcctcctcctcccccccccccctctcCGCTCAGGACAGCCTCCACAGCTTTCTCCTCAGATTGCTTtggtgttttttattttaggtgtttgttatgtattttttttatttggttgagtGTTatgttatgtattttttttgtgtga